A genomic stretch from Acidimicrobiales bacterium includes:
- a CDS encoding glycosyltransferase, producing MPSSPPGPRCFGILSTFPPTECGIATFSAALAAGVIANGGTVDVVRCGATPNLEDASVVGTLDADGSVGFAAPIDVLNGTDVAIIQHEYGLYGGPDGADVLETLAGVVVPMIVVAHTVVSSPTPNQKFVLEQVCARADAVVVMTETARVRLAASFDVDSAKVVVIPHGAATPPASAPTLRSTSTNRPPRLLTWGLLGPGKGIEWAIDALADLVDLVPQPRYVIAGATHPKVLAHSGQSYRKMLIERAATSAAAAYVSFDDTYRDLASLTELIRSADLVVLPYDSTDQVTSGVLVDAVAAGRPVVSTAFPHAVELLASGAGLVVPQGDSAALSAAIRSVLTDPALAASMAAEARRLAPELSWTAVAGRYDALAERLLAHRQPVRP from the coding sequence ATGCCCAGCTCTCCCCCCGGCCCCCGCTGTTTCGGGATCCTTTCGACATTCCCGCCCACCGAGTGCGGGATCGCGACCTTCTCCGCCGCGCTGGCCGCCGGCGTCATCGCGAACGGCGGCACCGTCGACGTCGTACGTTGCGGTGCCACCCCGAATCTCGAGGACGCGTCGGTGGTCGGCACGCTCGACGCCGACGGTTCGGTCGGGTTCGCGGCGCCGATCGACGTGCTCAACGGCACCGACGTGGCCATCATCCAACACGAATACGGCCTCTACGGCGGCCCCGATGGCGCCGACGTGCTCGAAACGCTGGCCGGCGTCGTCGTCCCGATGATCGTCGTGGCGCACACAGTGGTGAGCTCGCCGACGCCCAACCAGAAGTTCGTGCTCGAACAGGTCTGTGCGCGAGCCGATGCAGTCGTCGTGATGACCGAGACGGCGCGGGTCCGCCTCGCCGCGAGCTTCGACGTCGATTCCGCCAAGGTGGTCGTGATCCCCCACGGCGCGGCGACCCCACCCGCGTCGGCGCCGACACTGCGATCGACATCGACGAACCGCCCACCCCGACTCCTGACCTGGGGTCTGCTCGGGCCGGGGAAGGGGATCGAGTGGGCCATCGACGCACTCGCCGACCTCGTCGACCTGGTGCCCCAGCCCCGCTACGTCATCGCCGGCGCCACCCACCCGAAGGTGCTCGCGCATTCGGGCCAGTCGTACCGGAAGATGCTGATCGAGCGGGCGGCGACATCGGCTGCGGCGGCCTACGTGTCGTTCGACGACACCTACCGGGACCTCGCGTCGCTCACCGAACTCATCCGCTCCGCCGATCTCGTCGTGCTGCCCTACGATTCCACCGACCAGGTCACCTCCGGCGTGCTCGTCGACGCGGTCGCCGCCGGGCGCCCGGTCGTGTCGACAGCGTTCCCCCACGCCGTCGAGTTGCTCGCCAGCGGCGCAGGACTGGTGGTTCCCCAGGGAGACTCGGCGGCCCTCTCCGCGGCGATTCGATCGGTGCTCACCGACCCGGCGCTCGCGGCGTCGATGGCGGCCGAGGCCCGTCGGCTCGCACCCGAACTGTCGTGGACCGCGGTCGCCGGGCGCTACGACGCGCTGGCCGAACGGCTCCTCGCGCACCGTCAGCCGGTACGACCATGA
- a CDS encoding glycosyltransferase family 4 protein: protein MAVGTVGAVTDLHTSDLRRSDPGPLLRIAVLSPISWRTPPRHYGPWELFASLLTEGLVALGHDVTLFATADSLTAARLRSTAPTGWSEDTEIDPKVAECLHIADVFERADEFDIIHNGFDFLPLTYSGLVDTPVVTTIHGFSSPRILPVYERYDATTTYVSISDSDRHPRLHYAATIHHGIDLDTFAVHPDPGEHLLFFGRIHPDKGTAVAIDVARRANRPLVIAGIIQDEGYFAEEVAPYIDGEAVRFLGPVDAADRAQVLGSAHALLHLIDFDEPFGYSVVEAMACGTPVVAYDRGSMTELIDHATTGFVVHDADGATRAIDLVDTLDREAIRASVLDRFGVAAMVDKYVAVYRAVVAGNPRH, encoded by the coding sequence ATGGCGGTCGGTACGGTCGGTGCTGTCACCGACCTCCACACCTCCGACCTCCGCCGATCTGACCCCGGTCCGCTCCTTCGCATCGCGGTGCTCTCGCCGATCTCCTGGCGCACCCCGCCGCGTCACTACGGTCCCTGGGAACTGTTCGCCTCGTTGCTGACCGAAGGACTCGTCGCGCTGGGTCACGACGTGACCCTGTTCGCAACCGCCGACTCGCTGACTGCCGCACGACTCCGATCGACCGCGCCCACCGGGTGGTCGGAAGACACCGAGATCGATCCCAAGGTCGCCGAGTGCCTCCACATCGCCGACGTGTTCGAACGGGCCGACGAGTTCGACATCATCCACAACGGCTTCGACTTCCTGCCGCTGACCTACAGCGGCCTCGTCGACACCCCCGTCGTCACCACGATCCACGGGTTCTCGTCACCGCGGATCCTGCCCGTCTACGAGCGCTACGACGCGACGACCACCTATGTCTCGATCAGCGACTCCGACCGCCACCCTCGGCTCCACTACGCCGCAACGATCCACCACGGCATCGACCTCGACACCTTCGCCGTCCACCCGGATCCGGGCGAGCATCTTCTCTTCTTCGGACGGATCCATCCCGACAAGGGAACCGCGGTCGCAATCGACGTGGCCCGGCGGGCCAACCGTCCGCTCGTCATCGCCGGCATCATCCAGGACGAGGGGTACTTCGCCGAAGAGGTCGCGCCGTACATCGATGGCGAGGCCGTGCGCTTCCTCGGCCCGGTCGACGCCGCTGACCGCGCGCAGGTTCTCGGCAGTGCCCATGCCCTGCTCCACCTCATCGACTTCGACGAACCCTTCGGCTACAGCGTCGTGGAAGCCATGGCCTGCGGCACCCCGGTGGTGGCCTACGACCGGGGGTCCATGACGGAGCTCATCGATCACGCGACGACCGGTTTCGTCGTGCACGACGCCGACGGCGCGACTCGAGCGATCGATCTCGTCGACACCCTCGACCGGGAAGCGATCCGCGCCTCGGTGCTGGATCGGTTCGGCGTGGCGGCGATGGTCGACAAGTACGTCGCCGTGTACCGAGCCGTTGTTGCCGGAAACCCGAGACACTGA